One genomic segment of Vagococcus intermedius includes these proteins:
- a CDS encoding ABC transporter ATP-binding protein → MTRELIKLENATKYFSVKNNIGQTETIVKAVDNISLTIDRGETLGLVGESGSGKTTLGRSILQLEELDSGELYFNGQELRHLSKKERKTYHKRMQIIFQDPYSSLNPQRTALDQVKEPLNLLFDKREAEEKAKDILKKVGFTESDFTKYPREFSGGQRQRIGIARAVAVEPEFILCDEPISALDVSIQAQIINLLVELQQDLGLTYLFISHDLSMVRYISDRIAVMYLGQIVEIGSTEQLFDNPQHPYTKKLLSAMTIADPIKAREQQKNKKVQPTNIPRTKEPKWVEVESNHFVMV, encoded by the coding sequence TTGACACGAGAATTAATCAAATTAGAAAATGCAACGAAATATTTCTCAGTAAAAAATAATATTGGTCAAACTGAAACGATTGTTAAAGCAGTTGATAATATTTCACTAACAATTGATCGCGGGGAAACTTTAGGGTTAGTAGGAGAGTCGGGAAGTGGAAAAACGACTTTAGGGAGAAGTATTTTACAATTAGAAGAACTCGATAGTGGTGAACTTTACTTTAATGGCCAAGAACTACGTCATTTATCAAAAAAAGAAAGAAAAACTTATCATAAGCGCATGCAAATTATTTTTCAAGATCCCTATTCGTCATTAAACCCCCAAAGAACTGCGTTAGATCAAGTTAAAGAACCATTAAATTTATTGTTTGATAAGAGGGAAGCTGAAGAAAAGGCAAAAGATATCTTAAAAAAAGTAGGGTTTACAGAATCTGATTTTACTAAATACCCTCGAGAATTCAGTGGGGGACAGCGTCAAAGAATTGGAATTGCACGGGCTGTGGCAGTTGAGCCAGAATTTATCTTATGTGATGAACCAATTTCTGCTTTAGATGTGTCAATTCAAGCACAAATCATCAACTTATTAGTAGAATTGCAACAAGATTTAGGCTTGACTTATTTATTCATCTCCCACGATTTATCAATGGTCCGTTACATTTCAGATAGAATCGCGGTCATGTATTTGGGACAAATTGTAGAGATAGGGTCTACCGAGCAGTTGTTTGATAACCCTCAGCATCCTTATACTAAAAAATTATTATCTGCCATGACTATTGCAGACCCAATAAAGGCTAGAGAGCAGCAAAAAAATAAAAAAGTACAACCTACTAATATTCCTCGAACAAAAGAACCTAAATGGGTTGAGGTTGAATCCAATCATTTCGTGATGGTTTGA
- a CDS encoding ABC transporter ATP-binding protein yields MATENNLLDIKNLKVTITKKNRPEVSIIKGIDLALPKGEIIGIVGESGSGKSMTMKSLMSILPEDAKMTVDSFSFDGKNLNNERLPGAMIFQDPMTALNPLRTIGYHLIEVVRRYSSVTKQEAKKIAVKELIKVGISLPEKRMTQYPHELSGGMRQRVLIAMALLAKPKILIADEPTTALDVTVQAQILDLIRHLQQEEKLTVVLVTHDFGIVAGMCQSIKVMYQGQIVEEGTTDEIFYEAAHPYTKELLRAIPSGDKNGKLYAVSNQELVSDTINQKGEFQTLSETHRYLS; encoded by the coding sequence ATGGCAACAGAAAATAATTTGTTAGATATTAAAAATTTAAAGGTCACTATCACTAAAAAAAATCGACCGGAAGTCAGTATTATTAAAGGAATTGATTTAGCTTTACCTAAAGGAGAAATTATCGGTATTGTTGGTGAGTCAGGTAGTGGTAAAAGTATGACGATGAAAAGTTTAATGTCAATTTTACCAGAAGATGCAAAAATGACTGTCGATTCTTTTAGCTTTGATGGCAAAAATTTAAACAACGAACGTTTACCTGGTGCTATGATTTTTCAAGATCCAATGACGGCTCTAAATCCTTTAAGAACAATAGGTTATCATTTGATTGAAGTGGTGAGAAGATACAGCTCAGTTACGAAACAAGAAGCCAAAAAAATAGCCGTTAAAGAGCTCATTAAAGTAGGCATTTCATTACCAGAAAAACGTATGACCCAGTACCCTCATGAACTTTCTGGCGGGATGCGTCAACGTGTCCTAATTGCTATGGCGTTGTTAGCTAAGCCAAAAATATTAATTGCTGATGAACCAACAACAGCTTTAGATGTAACTGTTCAAGCACAAATTTTAGACTTGATTCGCCACTTACAACAAGAAGAAAAGCTAACCGTTGTCTTAGTTACTCATGATTTTGGTATTGTAGCAGGGATGTGTCAGAGTATAAAGGTAATGTATCAAGGACAGATTGTTGAAGAAGGAACGACTGATGAAATTTTTTATGAAGCAGCCCATCCTTATACTAAAGAATTACTAAGAGCAATTCCTTCTGGGGATAAAAATGGGAAATTATATGCTGTTTCTAATCAAGAATTAGTCAGTGATACCATCAATCAAAAGGGTGAGTTTCAGACATTATCTGAGACCCATCGTTATTTAAGTTAG
- a CDS encoding ABC transporter permease has protein sequence MWKDTKWRRVLKNQPRYFISIVFLSLLLLLALFAPFIPIDPNMTDVGNISAQPSLQHIFGTDEVGRDYFIRVIYGGRISLLVGILAMIASTLIGTLVGLISGYYGGWLDSLLMRVVDILSSIPWMVLVIVLSVLLKPGLTTIIFVIGCFSWMSISRLIRAETLSIKEREYVIYANFIGETNVNIIKRHILPSVIPTLLVAATGSISGAIMTESALSFLGIGIQPPVASWGSLLQSAQSNLQTAPYMAILPGLFIIMTVYSFNNLGNFFRDIVREEN, from the coding sequence ATGTGGAAAGACACAAAGTGGCGTCGTGTATTAAAAAATCAACCAAGATACTTTATTTCAATTGTTTTTTTGAGCCTGCTATTATTGTTAGCTCTATTCGCACCATTTATACCAATTGATCCTAACATGACAGATGTAGGAAATATATCAGCACAACCAAGTTTGCAACATATATTTGGAACAGATGAAGTTGGTAGAGATTATTTTATAAGAGTCATTTATGGGGGACGTATTTCATTGTTAGTAGGGATATTAGCCATGATAGCTTCAACCTTAATCGGAACCTTAGTTGGGTTGATATCAGGTTATTACGGAGGATGGTTAGATAGCTTGCTAATGCGAGTTGTCGATATTTTATCTTCAATTCCTTGGATGGTATTAGTGATCGTCTTAAGTGTTTTATTAAAGCCAGGGTTAACAACAATTATTTTTGTTATCGGTTGTTTTTCTTGGATGAGTATATCTCGCTTAATTCGTGCTGAGACCTTATCAATTAAAGAAAGAGAGTATGTTATTTATGCTAATTTTATTGGTGAAACCAACGTTAACATAATTAAGAGACATATCTTGCCATCTGTTATCCCAACTTTACTGGTGGCAGCTACTGGGAGTATTTCAGGTGCTATTATGACCGAATCAGCATTGAGTTTCTTAGGGATTGGGATTCAGCCACCTGTTGCGTCGTGGGGGAGTTTATTACAAAGTGCTCAAAGTAATTTGCAGACAGCACCGTACATGGCAATCTTACCAGGTTTATTCATCATTATGACAGTTTATTCATTTAATAATCTGGGTAATTTTTTCCGTGATATTGTTCGAGAGGAGAATTAA
- a CDS encoding ABC transporter permease, with product MVKYITRRILQVIPMLLIVSFIVFFMIHLAPYDAIDAITTPNMSQEAIDLLRQRYGLDQSFLVQYVLWLKNILSGDLGYSLVTQQSISSELLTRIPNTIKLILPAYLTALIIAVSLGLLAGANKGKVIDRLIDGICSIGISMPTFWFAMLMIYLFGYRLNLLPIIGMHTVGQEGSFIDFFKHFIMPYFVLVVAFFPDLTRYVRSSTFSQLSEDYVMVQQSFGASKKEIFMKHISKNVLLPIVTQIGLALPMLVTGAIITESIFGWPGIGPFLMTATKGLDYPVIMAVMLLSATLVILGNLLSDVLYTIIDPRINQRGTK from the coding sequence ATGGTAAAGTATATTACTAGAAGGATATTACAAGTGATTCCAATGTTATTAATCGTATCATTTATTGTTTTTTTTATGATACATTTAGCACCATATGATGCTATTGATGCAATTACGACACCAAATATGTCCCAGGAAGCAATTGATCTTTTACGGCAACGTTATGGTTTGGATCAATCATTTTTGGTGCAATATGTTTTATGGTTGAAAAATATTTTAAGTGGAGATTTAGGTTATTCATTAGTAACGCAACAAAGTATTAGCTCAGAGTTACTAACCCGTATTCCTAACACAATTAAACTTATTTTACCTGCTTATTTAACCGCACTAATCATTGCGGTTAGTTTAGGACTACTGGCAGGAGCAAATAAAGGCAAAGTTATTGATCGCTTGATTGATGGTATCTGTTCCATTGGTATCTCAATGCCAACTTTTTGGTTTGCTATGCTTATGATTTATTTATTTGGTTATCGTCTAAATTTACTGCCAATTATTGGCATGCATACAGTAGGGCAAGAGGGGTCATTTATTGATTTTTTCAAACATTTTATTATGCCTTATTTTGTTCTTGTAGTCGCTTTTTTTCCTGATCTAACAAGATACGTCCGCTCCTCAACATTTTCTCAATTATCTGAGGATTATGTGATGGTTCAACAATCTTTTGGGGCAAGTAAAAAAGAAATATTTATGAAACATATCAGTAAAAATGTCCTTTTACCAATCGTCACTCAAATTGGTTTGGCGTTACCCATGCTAGTAACTGGCGCCATCATTACAGAAAGTATCTTTGGCTGGCCAGGTATCGGACCGTTTTTAATGACAGCTACTAAAGGATTAGACTATCCTGTAATTATGGCAGTTATGTTACTGTCTGCAACCTTAGTTATTCTTGGTAACTTATTATCTGATGTTCTTTATACAATAATTGACCCAAGAATCAATCAAAGGGGGACTAAATAA
- a CDS encoding ABC transporter substrate-binding protein, giving the protein MEKKKIIPILMLGALVLGGCSTNQKSEKSDKAQVTDKDTFTYAINGDPTSLNPINVSDRWGLTVTNMIYSPLVRVEGDGTQKMELAEKLEPTDKGKALVVELKENVKWSDGQPFTADDVVFTYEQKVKKENGGADTLWIDDKPIKAEKLDEHTVKFNLPSANAAAINNIATETYIIPEHIFKKEGDFSGSELKGEPVGTGPYKLDKYQRGEYLQFSANETYYGNKATVPKVNLRIISSADTTKVALQKGEVDASYISPNNIKDLDGTKLDTYEYSENRVGYLGLNNNSEKLKDVKVRQAIFYALNKDDLNKAAYLSDKYYENAYSFLPPNNPFYSDKVEKYETDITKAKTLLGEADAKDLKLNLAFASDDPIQTLQATLMQQQLQQVGITVELAGGDGTAMFAELKKSDTTKYDLFIGGYIMGTDPDLYTSLFKSDGSANYFHYANKKVDDLFNQGAIELDEAKRHIIYENLQKELMDEAVIYPIVDSRKVLAVNNRIEGIKESGLVPIYTFEDLSKIKIK; this is encoded by the coding sequence ATGGAAAAGAAAAAGATTATCCCTATACTAATGTTAGGAGCTTTGGTGTTGGGGGGGTGTTCTACCAATCAGAAATCTGAGAAATCAGATAAAGCACAGGTAACAGATAAAGATACGTTTACCTATGCTATTAATGGAGACCCAACGTCTCTAAACCCAATCAATGTAAGTGATCGCTGGGGATTAACTGTGACGAACATGATTTATTCACCGTTAGTGAGAGTTGAAGGCGACGGAACACAAAAGATGGAATTAGCAGAAAAGCTTGAACCTACAGACAAAGGTAAAGCTTTAGTCGTTGAATTAAAAGAAAATGTTAAGTGGTCAGATGGGCAACCCTTTACAGCGGATGATGTTGTCTTTACTTATGAACAGAAAGTGAAAAAAGAGAATGGCGGAGCTGATACGCTATGGATTGATGACAAGCCGATCAAAGCCGAGAAACTTGACGAACATACAGTTAAATTTAACTTACCCTCAGCAAATGCTGCGGCTATCAATAATATAGCGACAGAAACTTATATTATTCCAGAGCATATTTTTAAAAAAGAAGGGGATTTTTCTGGTAGCGAGTTAAAAGGAGAACCAGTTGGAACTGGACCTTATAAATTAGATAAGTATCAACGTGGTGAATATTTACAATTTAGTGCTAATGAAACTTACTATGGTAATAAAGCAACCGTTCCTAAGGTGAATTTAAGAATCATCAGTAGTGCGGATACTACAAAAGTCGCGTTGCAAAAAGGTGAGGTAGATGCCTCATATATTTCTCCAAACAATATTAAAGATCTAGATGGGACTAAGCTAGATACGTATGAATATAGTGAAAATCGTGTCGGTTACTTAGGTTTAAATAACAATTCAGAAAAATTAAAGGATGTCAAAGTAAGGCAAGCTATTTTTTATGCTCTAAATAAAGATGATTTAAATAAAGCTGCTTACTTGTCAGATAAATATTATGAAAATGCCTATTCATTTTTACCACCTAACAACCCTTTTTATTCTGACAAAGTTGAAAAGTATGAAACAGATATAACTAAAGCTAAGACTTTATTAGGTGAAGCTGATGCAAAAGATTTAAAATTAAATTTAGCATTTGCTTCAGATGATCCTATTCAAACTTTACAAGCTACTTTAATGCAACAGCAATTACAGCAAGTGGGTATTACAGTCGAATTAGCTGGTGGTGATGGGACAGCAATGTTTGCTGAGCTAAAAAAATCAGATACAACAAAATATGACTTGTTTATCGGTGGTTATATTATGGGAACAGATCCAGATTTATATACCTCACTATTTAAATCAGATGGTTCGGCAAACTATTTCCATTATGCTAATAAAAAGGTTGATGACTTATTCAACCAAGGCGCCATAGAGTTAGATGAAGCAAAACGCCATATCATTTATGAAAATTTACAAAAAGAGCTAATGGATGAAGCAGTTATCTATCCGATTGTCGATAGTCGGAAGGTTTTAGCTGTCAATAATCGGATAGAGGGCATTAAGGAATCAGGTTTAGTCCCAATTTATACCTTTGAAGACCTATCCAAAATCAAAATTAAATAA
- a CDS encoding gluconate:H+ symporter, which translates to MELIIVGIGILLLLFLIMKVKLNTFVSLVIVSLVVAIGLGMPLTQIITTIENGIGGQLGHLALVFGFGAILGRLVADAGGAYRISTTLISKFGKKRIQLAVLVASFIIGIALFFEVGLVLLIPIIFTIASELGVSILYLGIPMAAALSVTHGFLPPHPAPTAISGIYDANIGMVLVYGFVIAVPTSIIAGPLYTKIAQKLVPAAFSQQGNITALGKQKVFKLEETPSFGISTLTSLFPVILMALATAYELAIGRKITEESPMLDQVIAFLGTPGMAMLLSLLFAIYTMGIRRQQKMTTIMKSAEDAIKQIAMMLLIIGGGGAFKQVLIDGGVGDYVAGLFVGSSLSPLILGWLIAAVLRVCLGSATVAALTAAGLVAPLMTATGTNPALMVIATGAGSLIASHVNDAGFWMFKEYFNLSIKETFATWTMLESIISVVGLAGALILNLIV; encoded by the coding sequence ATGGAGTTAATCATTGTTGGTATAGGTATATTGCTATTATTATTTTTAATTATGAAGGTTAAATTAAATACTTTTGTTTCACTAGTTATTGTCTCATTAGTAGTTGCTATAGGATTAGGAATGCCTTTGACTCAAATAATCACTACGATTGAAAATGGTATTGGCGGTCAATTAGGACATTTAGCACTAGTTTTTGGTTTTGGTGCTATTTTAGGTCGGTTGGTAGCTGATGCGGGTGGAGCTTATCGCATATCGACAACCTTAATCAGTAAATTTGGTAAAAAACGAATACAGCTAGCTGTATTGGTGGCATCGTTTATTATTGGGATCGCTTTATTTTTTGAAGTTGGCTTAGTTTTGTTGATACCAATCATCTTCACAATTGCTAGCGAGTTAGGGGTTTCTATTTTGTACTTAGGAATCCCTATGGCAGCGGCTTTATCAGTAACACATGGTTTTTTACCACCTCATCCTGCTCCAACAGCAATTTCAGGAATTTATGACGCTAATATTGGGATGGTATTAGTTTATGGATTTGTGATAGCGGTTCCCACAAGTATTATCGCCGGGCCACTCTATACAAAAATCGCTCAAAAGTTGGTTCCAGCTGCCTTTTCACAACAAGGAAATATCACCGCGCTAGGCAAACAAAAAGTATTTAAATTAGAAGAGACACCTAGTTTTGGTATAAGTACGCTTACTTCTTTATTTCCAGTTATTTTAATGGCTCTTGCAACCGCTTACGAATTAGCAATTGGTAGGAAAATAACAGAAGAGTCACCGATGTTAGATCAAGTAATTGCTTTTCTTGGAACGCCAGGTATGGCCATGTTGCTTTCCTTATTATTTGCTATTTATACTATGGGAATTAGACGTCAGCAAAAAATGACAACGATTATGAAATCTGCTGAAGATGCAATCAAACAAATCGCCATGATGTTATTGATTATAGGCGGTGGCGGAGCATTCAAACAAGTGCTAATCGATGGTGGAGTAGGTGACTATGTAGCTGGTTTATTTGTTGGTTCTAGCTTATCGCCATTGATTTTAGGTTGGCTAATCGCAGCAGTTTTACGTGTCTGTCTCGGTTCAGCGACAGTAGCTGCTTTAACAGCAGCTGGTTTAGTAGCACCTTTAATGACCGCTACAGGGACCAATCCAGCTTTAATGGTTATTGCAACAGGAGCTGGGAGTTTAATTGCTTCCCATGTTAATGATGCTGGATTTTGGATGTTTAAGGAGTACTTCAACCTCTCTATTAAAGAAACTTTTGCCACTTGGACGATGTTAGAATCAATTATTTCTGTTGTTGGTTTAGCGGGAGCATTAATATTAAATCTAATTGTTTAA
- the gntK gene encoding gluconokinase: protein MKNKLMIGVDIGTTSTKAVLYDVKGTVKASANKGYPLYQEIPDMAEQDPDEIFETVIDVLTEVIRLSGEEKELISGVAFSSAMHSLILLDDQNQLLTRCLTWADNRSYKQADNLKDSAEGLAIYHRTGTPIHPMSPLSKMLWLKETQPDLYAQTAHFIGIKEYVFFKLFNQFKVDISIASATGLFNNQTLSWDNKILEKLGLHEDQLSELVDTTEQIRGLNKSYAEVIGLPETVPFVIGASDGCLSNLGVNAIDGKTLALTIGTSGAVRMVTDKPVTDVKGRTFCYALTRDKWVVGGPVNNGGIVFRWVRDQLFAPEKITAEQMQVDSYEILTQIAEKIPAGSEGLLFHPYLGGERAPLWDANAKGSFIGLTTRHTRAHMVRSSLEGIVFNLYSVMLILEELVGRPEKIQATGGFARSALWRQLLADIFEQEVTIPESYESSCLGAAVIGMKSLGLIADLTEVDKMVGVTKKHIPNEDNYGIYRELFPIFIRSSRLLQEEFSAISAFQRKHGSHE from the coding sequence ATGAAGAACAAGCTCATGATAGGTGTAGATATAGGAACAACTAGCACTAAAGCTGTACTATACGATGTAAAAGGAACGGTGAAAGCATCTGCTAATAAAGGATACCCCTTATATCAAGAGATACCAGATATGGCAGAACAAGATCCTGATGAAATTTTCGAAACGGTAATTGATGTTTTAACAGAAGTTATCAGACTATCAGGCGAAGAAAAAGAGTTGATTTCAGGTGTTGCTTTTTCTAGTGCGATGCATAGCTTGATTTTATTGGATGATCAGAACCAACTATTAACACGTTGTCTGACATGGGCTGATAATCGTAGTTACAAGCAAGCAGATAATTTAAAAGATAGCGCAGAAGGATTAGCCATCTATCATCGGACAGGGACGCCTATTCATCCTATGTCTCCATTATCAAAGATGCTGTGGTTAAAAGAAACACAACCAGATTTATATGCACAAACAGCGCATTTTATCGGTATTAAAGAATATGTCTTTTTTAAGTTGTTTAACCAATTCAAGGTGGATATTTCGATCGCCTCAGCAACTGGTTTATTTAATAATCAGACATTATCATGGGATAATAAAATATTAGAAAAGCTCGGTTTACATGAGGATCAATTGTCTGAATTAGTTGATACAACTGAACAAATAAGAGGTTTAAACAAATCATATGCTGAGGTAATTGGTTTGCCTGAAACGGTTCCTTTTGTTATAGGAGCTAGTGATGGCTGTTTATCTAATTTAGGAGTAAATGCTATTGATGGTAAGACACTTGCTTTAACAATTGGGACAAGCGGGGCTGTACGAATGGTGACAGATAAACCTGTAACAGATGTTAAAGGTAGAACCTTCTGTTATGCATTGACACGTGACAAATGGGTAGTCGGTGGGCCTGTTAATAATGGTGGAATTGTTTTCCGGTGGGTGAGAGATCAATTGTTTGCTCCAGAAAAAATAACAGCTGAACAGATGCAAGTAGATAGTTATGAAATCTTGACCCAAATTGCTGAAAAAATCCCGGCTGGATCGGAAGGTTTACTCTTCCATCCTTATTTAGGTGGAGAAAGAGCACCTCTTTGGGATGCCAATGCGAAGGGATCATTTATCGGATTAACTACACGTCACACTAGAGCACATATGGTACGTTCTTCCTTAGAAGGAATTGTATTTAACTTGTATTCTGTGATGTTAATTCTCGAAGAATTAGTAGGACGACCAGAAAAAATCCAAGCAACAGGTGGGTTTGCACGCTCAGCGTTATGGAGACAACTTTTAGCAGATATTTTTGAACAAGAAGTAACGATCCCTGAAAGTTATGAGAGTTCTTGTCTAGGGGCAGCTGTAATAGGGATGAAGAGTTTAGGTTTAATCGCCGATTTAACTGAGGTAGACAAGATGGTAGGTGTTACAAAAAAACATATCCCTAATGAGGACAATTATGGGATTTATCGCGAATTATTTCCTATTTTCATTAGATCATCACGCTTATTACAGGAAGAATTTTCAGCCATCTCAGCATTTCAACGAAAACATGGAAGTCATGAATAA
- a CDS encoding FadR/GntR family transcriptional regulator, with product MLKQEEKLNQSLAQQVAKQLEELIMTKEYQVGDQLPNEFDLASKLDVGRGTIREAIKLLAARNVVVIKRGLGTFVSDNPGLTEDPLGLTFITDKKKLSHDLMEVRLMVEPNISALAAQYATNDEIIEMEKLCLEIEYLIQNNKNHEEKDIEFHTLIAKASKNLVVPSLIPIIQSAISLFIDLTHRSLKEETIETHRKIIDAIKSGNSEAAKEAMYQHLQYNKKELSI from the coding sequence ATGTTGAAACAAGAAGAAAAATTAAATCAATCATTAGCCCAACAAGTAGCGAAACAACTTGAAGAATTGATTATGACTAAAGAATATCAAGTAGGAGATCAGCTACCTAATGAATTTGACTTAGCTAGTAAATTAGATGTCGGTAGAGGGACGATTCGTGAAGCAATCAAGCTATTGGCTGCTAGAAATGTTGTAGTTATAAAACGAGGTTTAGGAACTTTTGTCTCAGATAACCCTGGCTTAACTGAGGATCCTTTAGGCTTAACTTTTATAACAGATAAAAAAAAATTGAGTCATGATCTAATGGAAGTTAGGTTAATGGTGGAACCTAATATATCTGCCTTAGCTGCCCAGTATGCGACTAATGATGAGATTATTGAGATGGAGAAATTATGTCTAGAGATTGAATATTTAATTCAAAATAATAAAAATCATGAGGAGAAGGATATTGAGTTTCATACGTTGATTGCTAAGGCCAGTAAAAATCTTGTTGTTCCTAGTTTGATTCCCATTATTCAAAGTGCTATCTCTTTATTTATTGATTTAACTCATCGAAGTTTGAAAGAAGAAACAATTGAAACGCATCGAAAAATAATTGACGCGATAAAATCTGGGAATTCAGAAGCGGCAAAAGAAGCAATGTATCAACATTTACAATATAATAAAAAAGAACTATCAATATAA
- a CDS encoding helix-turn-helix domain-containing protein: protein MKKNEIRLILILANLSYDKPMSKTKLCTMLKINPSSLNRDLLALHAFLTNQVIYDLPKLTIVDNHILLEKKATYINKNTLLTLLLKELLLDSFVFQIIDTVVRNKSVSALEVSDNISISLSYLNQSLTSLNKFLSPYKIRIRNKQNQLEIIGALEHVFFFSYLFIEMSNKLFEEKREKIIFEKVPIATFLHKPEMISMNSREMYQFNTFIKLVQLYELEFNQFTLDNPDIEQAISDYTDNVYFFNSKMNDSIRNQEACNFLNFLSSILYAPINHRRFHLEPFEKMKVEKTNFMGETLKLSAFLLTYVPFISEEETKLIEYATYLYGLYLSIFGVNIYELFDPTFLIKQSTSAAQKTFPTITLPDTFEKNADHSERFDENSLLYPIYLKHSLLFSELITYLHRKELATSLSIVLYFPDNPAFQYYLTQRLSQIFQADTFTLTQDTSQADIIVSDQFHFNNTYQYFYYFPDPKSETLLIDLCHFISKTYLTIIYEKGHQNIALLNHSMI, encoded by the coding sequence TTGAAAAAAAATGAAATCCGGCTTATCTTAATTTTAGCTAACTTATCTTACGATAAACCAATGTCTAAAACTAAGCTTTGTACGATGTTAAAAATTAATCCATCTTCATTAAATAGAGATCTATTGGCCTTGCATGCTTTTTTAACCAATCAAGTTATTTACGACTTACCGAAATTAACTATTGTGGATAATCACATATTGTTAGAAAAAAAAGCAACCTATATTAATAAAAATACATTGCTCACCCTTTTATTAAAAGAGTTACTTCTCGACTCTTTTGTATTTCAGATTATTGACACCGTTGTTAGAAATAAGAGTGTTTCTGCACTTGAAGTTTCCGATAACATTTCTATTTCTTTAAGCTATTTAAATCAATCACTTACAAGCTTAAATAAATTTTTAAGTCCCTATAAAATCAGAATACGAAACAAACAAAACCAACTTGAAATCATAGGTGCTTTAGAACATGTCTTTTTTTTCTCTTACTTGTTTATTGAAATGAGTAACAAACTTTTTGAAGAAAAACGGGAAAAAATTATTTTTGAAAAAGTTCCAATAGCGACATTTTTACATAAACCTGAGATGATTAGCATGAATTCACGGGAAATGTATCAATTTAATACATTTATAAAATTAGTTCAGCTTTATGAACTAGAGTTCAATCAATTTACTTTAGACAATCCAGATATTGAACAAGCTATATCTGATTATACTGATAATGTCTATTTTTTTAACTCTAAAATGAATGATTCCATCAGAAATCAAGAGGCCTGTAATTTTCTGAATTTTCTATCTAGTATTTTATACGCACCTATCAATCATCGTCGTTTTCATTTGGAACCTTTTGAAAAAATGAAAGTAGAAAAAACAAATTTCATGGGTGAAACATTGAAACTTAGTGCCTTTCTCTTGACTTATGTTCCCTTTATTTCAGAGGAAGAAACAAAATTAATAGAGTATGCCACTTATCTATATGGGTTGTATCTATCTATTTTTGGTGTTAATATATATGAATTATTTGACCCTACTTTTTTAATTAAGCAATCAACTTCAGCCGCTCAAAAAACATTTCCAACTATTACGTTACCGGATACCTTTGAAAAAAATGCTGATCATTCTGAGCGATTTGATGAAAATAGTCTACTTTATCCTATCTACCTCAAGCATTCTCTTCTTTTTTCTGAATTAATTACTTATTTACATAGAAAAGAACTCGCTACCTCGCTCTCTATTGTCTTATATTTTCCTGACAATCCAGCATTTCAATATTATTTAACACAACGGTTGTCACAGATTTTTCAAGCTGATACATTTACGTTGACACAAGACACATCTCAAGCTGATATTATCGTCTCTGATCAATTTCATTTTAATAATACTTATCAATATTTTTATTATTTTCCAGATCCCAAATCGGAGACCTTACTAATTGATCTTTGTCACTTTATCTCTAAAACATATCTGACAATCATCTATGAAAAAGGGCATCAAAACATCGCCTTATTAAATCATTCTATGATCTAA